From the genome of Solibacillus sp. FSL H8-0538:
GGTAGAAGATATTATTGCAGATTTAGAGCAAGCGTTAGCAAAGGTTGCAGTTAAAATAGAAGCAACACCAACAAACGCATAGGTAAGTAATATAGAAGAATGGCGTATCAACCTGCATCATTTCGTAGGGAAGCGCCTTTTTTTTAAATCAAATACCAAGTAAACTAATAAGCTTTATTGACATCTTTAATTCCTAGCATTACAATAGGTTTAAGAATTGTGGATGAACAACCACTTGCAGAGAAATTTTAATAACCGTTGTCTTTATGTAAATAAAGATTAGTAATGAAAACTTACTACTACCGTGCCTTGCCAGCATGAACAACATCGTGTTGGCCTTTAGCACGGTTGGATTAGCTAATATAACAAAAGCAAAAGTTAAATTTGTTTTTTTGAGTGTTCCCCCACTTTATGAATAGATGAGTAAGCACTTTACGGTGGCGATTTTGCCGCTCAGCACAATCACCAAGAAAGCTTGAAAAAAGAAAAGGAGTTGTTGAAAATGGGAAATGTTTATAGTGCACAAAATGTCGCAGCGTACATAATTTATGAACTAAATGATGTCCACACTTTCGTTAATCAATTATCAATCCAACATTTATTGGCGGATGTGGAAATAATGTGGCAGAAGGTATATGGACATTGCGCATTTTCAGAGGCAACTCACTCTCTTGAAGCGGGCTATGTTGTAAAAGAAGTGTTCGATGCGTATAAGGAGTACTATAATAATCATATTCCTGCACCGGCAAAGGAATGGTTTTTAAGATACGGTGAGTTTCAATTAATTCACCGCCCTTATGGAATCCCTGCGTATACTGCTGATGAATTAACAGTAATGACCAAAATTTTAGATGCTTATCGTACTACTATATTAGAGAAGGTTAGCGTTGCGGTGTAACCCCCAATTTTTATAATGGCTGTTTTCTTACTAGTAACATTCGTTGCTAGTATTTTTTTTGGTAGATAAGAAAGTATAACTTTCTTATCTACATAAGTAAGGACATCATCTCGCCCTATATTGGGCGAGATGTGTCTTTCTAACTTTGTGTTGTTTTTTATCTTAATAAAGATTTGTAGGTAAATCTTACTTTCACCATGATCATCACCGTGTTGGCCTTTAGTACGGTTGGATTAGCTAATTAAACAACAGTAGCGTTTAACAGTGCCAAATTGCAAATGGACCAATTCGACATACAACTTAATTGCAAATAAGTGCCGGTGACGCATAATTTCAATTAAGTTGTACATCGATTTAGCCGAATTGAACAAATCCAAACAAAAAAAGAATGTAAAACTTATGATAGCCAAATAAAAAGCTAGCTAGTGCATTTTCACACCTGCTAGCTTTTTTAGTGGTTAAGCAAGTATAGCTTGCTTAACCACATATTAAAGGACATCAACTCGTCCTATTTTGCGCGAGTTGTGTCTTTCTATCGCTCCATGGTGAAAAACGGACTGCCAATTATCGATTCATCATTGGAAAATAAAATCGGCTTTGGTGCTACCGGAAAGATCGGATGAATAGTCTGAAAATTTTAAATTCATGCTCCGTATTATGTGCTTTTGCTGCTCCAGGTCCAAGTGGAGGACGATGTAACACATTTTGCTGGTGGCCAAGCGTTAGTACATACGTTAAGTTGGAATGCCTTGCACCGAATTGCTCGATGGCAAGCCGCTTGTCTACTTAGCCAGGCAAGTTCATTTAGAGCGAGGCCTGCAGTGCTCCAGTAGGTAGTTCCTCACCTTTTCGTACTGGTATTGTATCTTGCATAGTTACTCCTCCGTTTGCATCATTCCTTGTAATAGTAGGGTTGTGTAAGTATCCGCGAGTTCCGATAAGGACATAGTGCCGTCCACATCAAACCACTGGTAGCTCCAGTTCGTCATCCCGAGTAGTGCGTAGCTTGTTAAGCGCGGATTGAGTTCTCGTCTGAATTCCTTCTCTGCAATCCCTTGTTCAATAATGAGCTCGATGACATTACGGAACTGTTTACGTTTTTCTTTAATAAGTTCTGCATGATCCGGCGATAAATGCCGCATTTCGCGGAAATAAACACGAGCCTGTTGACCATTAGTTTGAATATCTAAAATGAGTAGTTCCACAACCGCGCGTAATTTTTCGATTGGAGAGGAGAGGGGAGCAAGCTTGATGAATAGCCGGTCATGTAGGTCATCAATGTAATCGGTATGAAAATCCATGAGCAGTTGTTCCTTGCTATTAAAATGGTAATAAAACGTTCCTTTTGTTGCCCCAGTTGCCTCCATAATTTGCTGAATCGATGTGGCACTAAATCCTTGTCGTTCGAACTGATTTAAGCTTTCTTCAATAATTTTTAGTTTCAATTTGTCACCTCCTAAATCATAGCCGCCATACCACCGTCTACTACGATCGTATCGCCAGTTACATAATTGGAGGCACTAGCTAAAAAGAGTGCTACCCCCTTTAAATCATTCTCAGAGCCGAGACGTTGAAGCGATGTAGCGTTCAGCAGATAGTCGTTGCGACGTTCAATTACCACTTTTGACATTTTTGTATTGAGGATCTGTGGTGCGATTAGTGAGCGCCCCATTATTTCAAAAAGAGGTGCATACTCTAAATTTGTTAAACCAGCGACGTACATACTATCCGGTAAAAATAAATTCCAAAGGTCAGCTTCCTGCGCTTTTAACTTTAATTCCTCCAAAATTGGTGGAATCGCACTAAAACGATTGGCTTGTGCCTCAAGCTGCTCATGATATACAGATTCGTTCGGATATACATGCTCGTCGATAAAAGCGATTAATTTTTCGCGTAATGCCTGTCCTTTTTGTGAATAGGAAAAGTACACTAATAATCCTCCTTTTTAAAAAAAGTGCTAACTGGTTGGTATTTGATTTCATTATAATCTCATTATTTAGGAAAAAACATCATTAAATAGAAAATTATGGATTTATAAAACAGATTTTTGTGAATTGTCATTCAAGATAAGTTATACTAGAAAAATAATATAATCATTCTTTGACCTTTTGAAATAAACAAATGTCCTTCTAGGAGAGATTTCTCTTGTTTTCGGCATACAGATGCGATAAAATTTTCTTTAAGTAAAATTTTTCGAATAGTTAGTATATATAGATGTTTTTATAGTGATTAAGAGAGTTATACTTTCTTAACCACATATTAAAGGACATTATCTCGCCCTATTTTGGAATGGGATGTGTCTTTCTAGAAATTTGGAGGATGAAAACGTATGGCAACAATAAAGGCAGCCATCTTAGGGTTTGGCACAGTCGGTCAAGGTATCTATCATATTTTAAATGAAAAGCGAGAAGAACTACGTGAGAAGCTAGGCGTTGAGCTAGAAGTGGCGAAAATTCTAGTAACGGATGCAAGTCGTGAACGTGTTCCTGGTACGAAGCACTTAATGACGGAAAATATTGATGATGTGTTTGAAGAAACAGGTTTACAAGTTGTATTCGAAGCAATTGTTAATGAGGAGCCGGCATATTCTTACTTAAAATGTGCGGTAGAAAATAAATGTCACGTCATCACAGCAAATAAAGTGATGTTTGCAAAGCGCGGGGAAGAGCTACAGGCGCTAGCAAAAGCGAACGGTGTTTTCGTTGGCTACGAGGCGTCTGTTGCAGGTGGCGTGCCAATTATTAAAACGATGAAAAATATTTTACTAGTAAATGATGTGAGTCGTGTGCAAGGCATTTTAAACGGCACAACGAATTACATTTTAACGAAAATGCGTGCAGAAGGCTGGTCATTTGAGCATGCGCTACTAGAAGCGCAGCGTTTAGGCTATGCGGAAGCGGACCCATTTAATGATGTATCTGGGCAGGATGCATTTAAAAAATTAATGATTTTATCTTCATTAGCATTTGGTGAGCAGCCAGACTGGGCAGACGTTGAAGTCATCGGCATCGATACAATTTCATCAGAGCAAGTAGCAGCAGCAACAGAGAAGGGCTTGCGCTATCGTCATGTGGCTGAGGTTGAAAAGCGCGAGGATGGCACAATTTACGGGAAAGTTGCGCCGCTATTAGTTGATGCAGAACATCCATTATATCCGGTTGATGATGTGTTCAATGCGGTAGCAATGGAAACAAATTATATTGGGACACTTTCGATTACAGGACCAGGTGCTGGTATGTATCCGACAGCAAGTGTCATGGTTGAAGATTATGCAGAAATTATTGGAAAACGAGCAGGTTTCGTAGTGACGATTTAAATTAAAAAAGCGGGGAATCTTAGGGAAGCACCCTTGAGAATTCCTCGCTTTTATTATTTTAGAAGC
Proteins encoded in this window:
- a CDS encoding TetR/AcrR family transcriptional regulator; translated protein: MKLKIIEESLNQFERQGFSATSIQQIMEATGATKGTFYYHFNSKEQLLMDFHTDYIDDLHDRLFIKLAPLSSPIEKLRAVVELLILDIQTNGQQARVYFREMRHLSPDHAELIKEKRKQFRNVIELIIEQGIAEKEFRRELNPRLTSYALLGMTNWSYQWFDVDGTMSLSELADTYTTLLLQGMMQTEE
- a CDS encoding SDR family oxidoreductase codes for the protein MSKVVIERRNDYLLNATSLQRLGSENDLKGVALFLASASNYVTGDTIVVDGGMAAMI
- a CDS encoding homoserine dehydrogenase, whose protein sequence is MATIKAAILGFGTVGQGIYHILNEKREELREKLGVELEVAKILVTDASRERVPGTKHLMTENIDDVFEETGLQVVFEAIVNEEPAYSYLKCAVENKCHVITANKVMFAKRGEELQALAKANGVFVGYEASVAGGVPIIKTMKNILLVNDVSRVQGILNGTTNYILTKMRAEGWSFEHALLEAQRLGYAEADPFNDVSGQDAFKKLMILSSLAFGEQPDWADVEVIGIDTISSEQVAAATEKGLRYRHVAEVEKREDGTIYGKVAPLLVDAEHPLYPVDDVFNAVAMETNYIGTLSITGPGAGMYPTASVMVEDYAEIIGKRAGFVVTI